In a genomic window of Amycolatopsis japonica:
- a CDS encoding bifunctional glycosyltransferase family 2/GtrA family protein: protein MTTAILSGAETGRRPAIAPDGSPVLDVVIPVYNEETDLEPCIRRLHAHLVEQFPYPFRITVADNASTDGTLHVAERLSREFESVEVRHLEEKGRGRALRAVWSTSDAPVLAYMDVDLSTDLAALGPLIAPLLSGHSDLAIGSRLARGARVVRGPKREFISRCYNLILRGTLAARFSDAQCGFKAIRADVAERLLPHIQDTGWFFDTELLVLAQKAGLRIHEVPVDWVDDPDSSVNIIATATADLKGIARLTKATMTGRIPISGLREQLGRAPIQVQAPGVAPSLVRQLVRFAAVGVASTVAYLVLFLLLRTFTGAQAANLVALLVTAIGNTALNRRLTFGIRGKQGAGLHQFQGLIVFGLGLALTSGALALLHTMTAPGLTLEITALVLANLAATVLRFLLLRGWVFRRRPATEMES from the coding sequence ATGACAACCGCGATCCTCTCCGGCGCCGAAACCGGCCGCCGCCCCGCCATCGCCCCGGACGGCTCCCCCGTGCTCGACGTCGTCATCCCGGTCTACAACGAGGAGACCGACCTCGAACCGTGCATCCGGAGGCTGCACGCGCACCTCGTGGAGCAGTTCCCGTACCCGTTCCGGATCACCGTCGCCGACAACGCCAGCACCGACGGCACACTGCACGTCGCGGAACGGCTGAGCCGCGAGTTCGAGTCCGTCGAAGTCCGGCACCTCGAAGAAAAAGGCCGCGGCCGCGCGTTGCGTGCCGTTTGGTCCACTTCGGACGCTCCGGTGCTCGCGTACATGGACGTCGACCTCTCGACCGATCTGGCCGCGCTCGGGCCGCTGATCGCGCCACTGCTGTCCGGCCACTCCGACCTCGCCATCGGCAGCAGGCTCGCCCGTGGCGCGCGGGTGGTGCGCGGGCCGAAGCGGGAGTTCATTTCCCGGTGCTACAACCTGATCCTGCGCGGCACGCTGGCGGCGAGGTTCAGCGACGCGCAATGCGGTTTCAAGGCGATCCGTGCCGACGTCGCCGAACGGCTGCTCCCCCACATCCAGGACACCGGCTGGTTCTTCGACACCGAACTGCTCGTGCTGGCGCAGAAGGCCGGGCTGCGGATCCACGAGGTCCCGGTCGACTGGGTGGACGACCCGGATTCGTCGGTGAACATCATCGCCACCGCCACCGCCGACCTCAAAGGCATCGCACGGCTGACCAAGGCCACGATGACCGGCCGGATCCCGATCAGCGGCCTGCGCGAGCAACTCGGCCGCGCGCCGATCCAGGTACAGGCGCCGGGGGTGGCGCCGAGCCTGGTGCGGCAGCTGGTGCGGTTCGCCGCCGTCGGTGTCGCCAGCACCGTCGCCTACCTCGTGCTTTTCCTGTTGTTGCGGACGTTCACCGGCGCGCAGGCGGCGAACCTCGTCGCGCTGCTGGTGACGGCGATCGGCAACACCGCGCTCAACCGGCGCCTGACCTTCGGCATCCGCGGCAAGCAAGGCGCCGGGCTGCACCAGTTCCAGGGACTCATCGTGTTCGGGCTCGGGCTCGCACTCACCAGTGGCGCGCTGGCGCTGCTGCACACGATGACCGCGCCGGGGCTGACGCTGGAGATCACCGCGCTCGTGCTCGCGAACCTCGCGGCCACCGTCCTGCGTTTCCTGCTGCTGCGGGGCTGGGTGTTCCGCCGCCGCCCCGCCACCGAGATGGAGAGCTGA
- a CDS encoding glycosyltransferase family 39 protein, with the protein MTTALASRAEPGHAGETATKPPGRWVRPAVFGLLAATALLYFWNLTASGYGNSFYAAAVQSGTQDWKAWLFGSLDAGNVLTVDKPPAALWVTTAFARIFGFSSFTVLAPQALMGVASVGLLYLTVKRTSGPVAGLFAGAALAVTPVAALMFKFNNPDALLTLLLIAGGYCTIRAIEKASPRWLALAGVAIGFGFLTKMMQAFLVLPAFGLAYLIAAPTSLGKRLLHLFGAVVAVVVSAGWFIALVDLWPTDSRPYIGGSDGDSLLELALGYNGLGRIFGMGGGVMVGGPGGSVSSGGGNVGFGGESGLTRMFGASFGSEVSWLLPAALIGLVAGLWFTRRAAGTDRTRAALIVWGGWMLVTSLVFSFMSGIVHPYYAVALAPSIAAVVAISGTSLWRGRAHFAPRMFLSLMIAASAVWAYILLDRDADWLPALRWIIVCLGLLTATVVLVGVPPLRKLVAVVATVSVLAIGLGTTAYGIETASQSHSGSIPISGPSTGGERGMGMGMEEGSSAEIGAVLAATTTKWAAATSSSQSAANLELASGKSVIGIGGWSGGDPAPTLAEFQQYVANGDITYYVEGGRGGGPGGGSNEISEWVAENFPATTVGEQTVYHLLS; encoded by the coding sequence ATGACCACCGCACTCGCTTCCCGGGCCGAACCCGGCCACGCCGGGGAAACCGCCACGAAACCACCCGGCCGATGGGTCCGGCCCGCCGTGTTCGGGCTGCTCGCCGCCACCGCGCTGCTGTACTTCTGGAACCTGACCGCCTCCGGCTACGGCAACTCGTTCTACGCGGCGGCCGTGCAGTCGGGCACCCAGGACTGGAAGGCGTGGCTGTTCGGCTCACTCGACGCGGGGAACGTCCTGACGGTCGACAAACCCCCGGCCGCACTCTGGGTGACGACGGCGTTCGCCCGGATCTTCGGTTTCTCCAGTTTCACCGTGCTGGCACCGCAAGCGCTGATGGGCGTGGCTTCGGTCGGCCTTCTGTACCTGACGGTCAAGCGGACCTCCGGACCGGTCGCCGGCCTGTTCGCCGGGGCGGCGCTCGCCGTCACGCCGGTCGCCGCGCTGATGTTCAAGTTCAACAACCCGGACGCGTTGCTGACGCTGCTGCTGATCGCCGGTGGGTACTGCACGATCCGCGCGATCGAAAAGGCGAGCCCGCGCTGGCTGGCGCTGGCCGGGGTCGCCATCGGATTCGGCTTCCTGACCAAAATGATGCAGGCGTTCCTGGTGCTGCCCGCGTTCGGGCTCGCGTACCTGATCGCGGCGCCGACGTCACTCGGCAAACGCCTGCTGCACCTGTTCGGCGCAGTGGTCGCGGTGGTCGTCTCGGCGGGCTGGTTCATCGCGCTGGTCGATCTGTGGCCGACCGATTCACGGCCGTACATCGGCGGCTCGGACGGGGACAGCCTGCTCGAACTGGCCTTGGGCTACAACGGTCTCGGCCGGATCTTCGGCATGGGCGGCGGCGTGATGGTCGGTGGTCCCGGCGGTTCCGTCAGCTCCGGCGGCGGGAACGTCGGCTTCGGCGGCGAGAGCGGCCTGACCCGGATGTTCGGCGCCAGCTTCGGCAGTGAGGTGTCGTGGCTGCTGCCCGCCGCACTGATCGGGCTGGTCGCGGGGCTGTGGTTCACCCGGCGGGCGGCCGGGACCGACCGGACGAGGGCCGCGTTGATCGTGTGGGGCGGCTGGATGCTGGTCACCTCGCTGGTGTTCAGCTTCATGAGCGGGATCGTGCACCCGTACTACGCCGTCGCGCTGGCGCCGTCGATCGCCGCGGTGGTGGCGATCTCCGGGACCTCGCTATGGCGCGGCCGGGCGCATTTCGCGCCCCGGATGTTCCTGTCGCTGATGATCGCGGCCAGCGCCGTGTGGGCGTACATCCTCTTGGACCGTGACGCGGACTGGCTGCCCGCGTTGCGCTGGATCATCGTCTGCCTCGGCCTGCTGACCGCGACCGTCGTGCTGGTGGGTGTCCCGCCGCTGCGCAAACTCGTCGCCGTCGTCGCGACGGTCTCCGTGCTGGCGATCGGCCTCGGGACCACCGCGTACGGCATCGAGACCGCTTCGCAGTCGCACTCCGGCTCGATCCCGATCTCCGGCCCGTCCACCGGGGGCGAGCGCGGAATGGGCATGGGCATGGAAGAGGGGTCCTCGGCGGAGATCGGGGCCGTGCTCGCGGCGACCACGACGAAGTGGGCGGCCGCGACGTCGAGTTCGCAGTCGGCGGCGAACCTGGAGCTCGCGAGTGGGAAGTCGGTGATCGGCATCGGCGGTTGGAGCGGCGGGGACCCCGCACCCACCCTGGCCGAGTTCCAGCAATACGTGGCGAACGGCGACATCACCTATTACGTCGAAGGCGGCCGCGGCGGCGGGCCGGGCGGCGGTTCGAACGAGATCTCCGAATGGGTCGCCGAGAACTTCCCCGCCACCACGGTCGGCGAACAGACGGTGTACCACCTGCTCTCCTGA